Genomic segment of Acinetobacter larvae:
ATTGTTGATAACCCTAAAGTAATTATTAAAGACTTCAATTACTTGACAGAAAAAAGTTTCGGTCGCTACAACATTCAAGCAAGAACAATTAAAGATACTGATGATCAGAGCCAATGCCAAACCATCTTACATTACACAGCTCTTAGAAGCTGGGATCTTGCACCATACATGGTTTCGGCTCAATTTAATCTCATTCAGGATGGGCGCCAAGTATCTGAAGCCTCATTTAGATTAAAGGGGAATGGAGGGTTAGCACTTAATAAATGGCGTAGTACAGAAACCAAGATCAATGAATTGGTTGACCAGTTACTTGGAAAAACGGAACCAAAATAAAAATCTTTAATTCGTAGAAGCCTCACACCAGTGGGGCTTTTTAATACCCAAAGAAAAACCCCGATGCGGCAAACATCGGGGTTTTTTGTATCTACCCAGAGGAGGATAAACAAGAATCTATGAATAAATATTCTAACATCAAACCCAATATTAGCATAGAGGGAAAAATGAGCAGTAAAGATGCAGGAAAAGTTGCAATCATTATGGCTTGGGGAAAGTCTATATCATTGGTGATAGGTAGTTTTGCAGGATCGATCATTGCAATAACTGGACTATTTAAATATATGGCTTAAATCATGAAAATTAATATCTAAACCGACCCACTACGAGGTCGGTTTTTTAATACCCACAATTCGGTGATTCTATGAATATTTTACTTAAATGCGTTAAACAGTCTGGATATTCGTTGCGTCATCCGAGTGGTGTTATCGCGCAGCAATTAGACGGCGGTGCACCACGTATGCGCCGTATTGCACGAAATAATTGGCGTACGGTCAATGTAAGCTGGACTGTTAGAGCATCGGGCTATCAATACTTGTGCGCATTTCATGAAGTGTGGTGTGAAAACCCAAGCCAGCCATTTTATGCCAATTTGATTGTCGATGGTCCTGAATATAAAGCTTACACATGCCATTTTGTACCCGATTCATTTGGTTTGGACAGCAAAGAAGGACCTATCTTCAATGTGTCAGCGCAGTTCATCGTTAAGCCGATTGTTGATCGTGATTTGAATCAAGTGATTGTGGAAGCTGGCAATGAGGGAGTGGATATTAATGACATTCTTAATCCGCTTGACCATCTTGTAAACGTGGCATTACCAAACGCATTAAGGAATATTAAATGAGTGAATACACATCATTTTATCTGAATGCACCTGGTACTGTTGCTGAAGTAAATTGCATTGAGATTAAGCACCCAACGTTCAGCTTTTTTTTGCAGTCATACGATGAAGATACATTCGCTGTAACGCATGAGAATGGTCAGCGTCAGTTCTACGTTTATTTGCCGATGCAGATTGATCGATCCAACGTCAATAACGATCTAGAGCAAGTTGTAAAAATGACGATCAATGATTTTGATGATCGATTAATTGAAGCATATAACAATATTCAAGATAAGCGCCCAGTTGAGTTTAGACAACGTATTTACCGCGATAACAATCTTGATTCTCCGATGATTGTGCTACAAACCCTGCATGTGACGAGTATGTCTAAAGACAGCAAAGGTAATGTGACGTTTGAAGCGAAAGCGCCTGAACTGAATAGTGTTAGGACTGGTGATACATATACGTTTGAGCGTTTTCCAATGCTGAGATACACAATATGATTGAGCAGCTATTAAATCGTGAACGGCGCGCTGATTATGATTGCCAAGATTTTGTAAATGAAGCGTGGGAGCTGATCACTGGTGAGGATCTAGCTCAACGATTACTAGACCATCAAAATCATCGTAAATTGCTTGAACGACTAGATGAACCAGTCTCGCCGTGTCTAGTTTATTTCTCTAGTGCCCGATATGAAAACCATGTCGGGCTTTTTTATTCCGGCAAGGTTTTGCATCTGGCGAATGCCGCACAATATGTGCCGCTAGATCTTATTTTCGGCTTTGATCAGTGTGAGTTTTATCGATGAAAAGAGTTTGTATTAAAAAAACGACAGTCGATTTAAACGAAGAGTTTATCGAAGTTGAAAACATCACGGAGTATCTGCGAGAGCAGCTTAAACTTGATTACTTTCCAGAAACTGGTCGCATTTATCACAATGCGATTGCACTTGAAAACGATGTAACGCCGTGTGATGAAGAGTCAGAGAAAAGACTGGAGCGGCTGGAAGGTGACTTCTATGTAGTTATTGAGGCTGGATATGGTGCTATGGAGATTGCAGTACTGGTTGTGATGGCTATTGTTGCCGCATTCTCTGTCTACACATACATGACAATGCCTAAGCCGCAAGTTTCGGCGGCACAGTCAGCAAACAACGACATGGCATCGCGGCAGAATCAAATTCGTGTTGGCGGTCGTGTTCCTGAAATATTCGGTACCATACGCTGCTATCCCGACATGATCGCCGCTTCTTACGTTTTCTACAATGCTGATGACAAAGAAATTGAAGTAAGTCTAATGGTCATCGGTCGTGGCTACTACGATATTCATGATTGCCGTGAAGACTCAACTGATGTGCATGACATCCAAGGCTACAAAGTCTCTGTTTACGATCCATTTACCTCAATCATGGGTGATGCAATCTACCAAGTCGGTGAAAAATTTGATTACTATCCACCAGTGACGTTGAAATCAAAATCAATCAATGGTCAAACGCTAGAAATGCCGAATGATCAAAAGATTGAATCAACAGACATTTACTTTGTTTACCCAAACCTAATCAAAGCTCGCAGCAATCTTCAATTTACCAGCCTTTTTAATGCCAAAGATAATATTGCGATCTACGGCGCTGAATTTGGCGTTGAAGATGTGCAGTGGTCAGGTACAACGCTGTTTACAACAGATCGCAAGATCATTGTGAATTCTGTGCAAAATGTAGATTCTGTAGATGATTTTAAAGGTGTGATCTTAAATGGCGCTTTGATTGAAATCATTACAGAGGTGTTGCCTGAGGAAGAGGGTGAGCCGCCAAAATTTATCACCACATATAAAGATATTTCAGGGCAATATCGTGTTGCCAATATTTCAAAAGAGAATATGGGCAATACTTTCCGCTACGAAATTACTTTAGCTAATGCACTTGAAGTCAACTCAAACTGGCGTTTTATCACAAAAAATGAAACGGCAATTGCTGGTGTCAAGTTGACCAATAATAAGTTGGCGATCAATTTAAGTGGTTCTTATCAGATTGATAGTGTCACAGATGATCGGATTATCTTAAAAGATCCTGACCAGGTGAACGGTGGTTGGCTTCAACTTCTATCGCTACCAAATCACTCAACAGTCGACCAGCTCAAATCTATTCGACTTGATCTCTTAGATAGCGTCTGGGTTGGCTGGCACAACTTAGAAATGCCGGAAACCGAGGAAATTGTTTTTAACTTTTTCTTTCAAAACGGCTTGTTTTATCAGGATAGTAAAGGTGGTGTTTGGGCTGAATGGATGGATGTATTGATTGAATATCAGTATATCAATGATGCAAATCAGCCGATCGGTGAAGTCTTTCAAGAGACAAGACATATAAATAAAAAGTCTAAATCACCGTTCGGTACTACTGTTCGCATTGAATTGCCTTACAACGACTCGG
This window contains:
- a CDS encoding Sbal_3080 family lipoprotein produces the protein MKNIFLFGVLGLALVGCTSIQVNNTSGFNPTSIQQVCIVDNPKVIIKDFNYLTEKSFGRYNIQARTIKDTDDQSQCQTILHYTALRSWDLAPYMVSAQFNLIQDGRQVSEASFRLKGNGGLALNKWRSTETKINELVDQLLGKTEPK
- a CDS encoding DUF1833 family protein is translated as MSEYTSFYLNAPGTVAEVNCIEIKHPTFSFFLQSYDEDTFAVTHENGQRQFYVYLPMQIDRSNVNNDLEQVVKMTINDFDDRLIEAYNNIQDKRPVEFRQRIYRDNNLDSPMIVLQTLHVTSMSKDSKGNVTFEAKAPELNSVRTGDTYTFERFPMLRYTI
- a CDS encoding host specificity factor TipJ family phage tail protein, which encodes MKRVCIKKTTVDLNEEFIEVENITEYLREQLKLDYFPETGRIYHNAIALENDVTPCDEESEKRLERLEGDFYVVIEAGYGAMEIAVLVVMAIVAAFSVYTYMTMPKPQVSAAQSANNDMASRQNQIRVGGRVPEIFGTIRCYPDMIAASYVFYNADDKEIEVSLMVIGRGYYDIHDCREDSTDVHDIQGYKVSVYDPFTSIMGDAIYQVGEKFDYYPPVTLKSKSINGQTLEMPNDQKIESTDIYFVYPNLIKARSNLQFTSLFNAKDNIAIYGAEFGVEDVQWSGTTLFTTDRKIIVNSVQNVDSVDDFKGVILNGALIEIITEVLPEEEGEPPKFITTYKDISGQYRVANISKENMGNTFRYEITLANALEVNSNWRFITKNETAIAGVKLTNNKLAINLSGSYQIDSVTDDRIILKDPDQVNGGWLQLLSLPNHSTVDQLKSIRLDLLDSVWVGWHNLEMPETEEIVFNFFFQNGLFYQDSKGGVWAEWMDVLIEYQYINDANQPIGEVFQETRHINKKSKSPFGTTVRIELPYNDSVRFRLARTTPTKNDKSQDLCKIKDVYAVAKSTKVNYGDVTVLRLESSGTDGALSLKEKKLNLLVTRKLPVDGTGPLVPTRDAGQALINLALDGKNGRRSISEVDIQQIKSEIQAVKSYFGSEKAAEFCYTIDDANLSFEEIAGMIASAVFCEPYRFGSKLRLKFEKPQEIAVLLFNHRNKVPQSETRTRTQQIEKDYDGLELEYTDPSDDARIKYYIWYDINTDQAYEGEGARNPMTIKTTGIRNHEQAKTRAWREWNKLQYRRVTTKFEALDESNLLARNDKILVADNCSLRTQDGGVDAVNGLVLLLSQDVEMQDNASYKICLQLSDGTVDIVPCSKHAPYQVVLSRPPRLPLVVDDDRYAKTTYQIVSSLGDGNTNAFMLTEMDLASRMTNNITAINYDDRYYKDDHRFF